The following are encoded in a window of Nakamurella sp. A5-74 genomic DNA:
- a CDS encoding metallophosphoesterase, with product MTPWTQPLRILHLSDTHLFGDDTLHHGIVDTTAALQRVLARADTLEDLDLVVVTGDLGEDGSVGSYRKLVALIEPFAARHGARAFYVMGNHDDRAAFEQIVGPRDGTDVVRGFGIVRLDSSVPGFGYGEVNPDKLDRLVESLMFSESDQGTVVLVHHPPIPALTHLLASLELQYPQLLLDICAAGGVRLVLCGHYHHPLTTLARGVTVSVGPAVAETCDITVRRGRHRSVVGSACALVEIPAVGQGDPRVTVINAPSDRDGEIVFEFDEAQVAAIAAQAGPPGANAA from the coding sequence GTGACACCTTGGACGCAGCCGCTCCGTATCCTGCACCTGTCGGACACCCACCTGTTCGGTGACGACACGCTGCATCACGGCATCGTGGACACCACCGCCGCCCTGCAGCGGGTGCTCGCCCGGGCAGACACTCTCGAAGACCTCGATCTGGTCGTCGTGACCGGCGATCTGGGTGAGGACGGCAGCGTCGGTTCCTACCGCAAGCTCGTCGCCCTGATCGAGCCGTTCGCCGCCCGGCACGGGGCCAGGGCGTTCTATGTGATGGGAAACCATGACGATCGGGCGGCTTTCGAGCAGATCGTCGGACCCCGGGACGGCACCGACGTGGTACGCGGCTTCGGCATCGTGCGGCTCGACAGTTCCGTGCCCGGTTTCGGGTACGGCGAGGTGAACCCCGACAAACTCGACCGGCTGGTCGAATCGCTGATGTTCTCTGAATCCGACCAGGGCACGGTCGTACTGGTGCACCATCCACCGATCCCCGCATTGACCCACCTGCTGGCCTCCCTGGAACTGCAGTACCCGCAGCTGTTGCTCGACATCTGCGCGGCCGGTGGTGTGCGCCTGGTGCTCTGCGGCCACTACCACCACCCGCTCACCACGTTGGCCCGCGGCGTCACCGTCTCGGTCGGTCCCGCAGTCGCCGAGACCTGCGACATCACCGTCCGCCGTGGACGCCACCGCAGTGTCGTGGGATCGGCCTGCGCACTCGTCGAGATCCCCGCTGTCGGACAGGGCGATCCACGGGTCACCGTGATCAACGCCCCGTCCGACCGCGACGGCGAGATCGTCTTCGAGTTCGACGAGGCCCAGGTGGCAGCGATCGCGGCCCAGGCCGGCCCACCGGGCGCGAACGCCGCCTGA
- a CDS encoding aminotransferase class I/II-fold pyridoxal phosphate-dependent enzyme, whose translation MVGRGPSARSSVDPFRVMQVLAAASARRATGAATYDLTAGQPSTPAPSAARALVHESLESQVLGYTPTPGIPALREGIAALYRDRYDLVVDPASVFVTTGSSSGFILSFLSAFDVGDVVAVVSPGYPAYRNTLQALGCEVLDLPCGPQTRYQPTVAMLEQRLAQGQRIDGLIIASPANPTGSMLAPDEVAALAAFCAARGIRLISDEIYHGITYGTRQQSCAWTTDRSGIVVNSFSKYFSMTGWRIGWLLVPEDLRTAVDALAGNLSICPPAISQIAALGALDAIAECDAHVQRYAANRRILIDGLASVGITDVAPPDGAFYVYADVSHLTDDSAVWVSRLLADTGVAIAPGIDFDLRRGHRFVRFSFAGSDMDVAATPAVLGEYLTR comes from the coding sequence GTGGTCGGCAGAGGACCCAGCGCCCGCAGCTCCGTCGACCCGTTCCGGGTGATGCAGGTGCTGGCGGCCGCGAGTGCCCGTCGGGCGACCGGTGCGGCGACCTACGATCTCACCGCCGGTCAACCGTCGACCCCGGCACCGAGCGCTGCCAGGGCTCTGGTGCACGAGTCGCTCGAGAGCCAGGTCCTGGGCTACACCCCGACCCCGGGCATCCCGGCCCTCCGGGAAGGCATCGCCGCGCTGTACCGCGACCGGTACGACCTGGTGGTCGACCCCGCGTCGGTGTTCGTCACCACCGGGTCGTCGTCCGGGTTCATCCTGTCGTTCCTGTCCGCGTTCGACGTCGGCGACGTCGTCGCGGTGGTCTCGCCGGGCTACCCCGCCTACCGGAACACGTTGCAGGCGTTGGGCTGCGAGGTGCTCGATCTGCCCTGCGGGCCGCAGACCCGCTACCAGCCGACGGTCGCGATGCTGGAGCAGCGGTTGGCGCAGGGGCAGCGCATCGACGGCCTCATCATCGCCTCGCCGGCGAACCCGACCGGCTCGATGTTGGCGCCGGACGAGGTCGCCGCACTGGCCGCATTCTGCGCGGCCAGGGGGATCCGGCTGATCTCCGACGAGATCTACCACGGCATCACCTACGGCACTCGTCAACAGTCGTGTGCGTGGACGACCGATCGGTCGGGCATCGTCGTCAACTCCTTCTCCAAGTACTTCTCGATGACGGGCTGGCGGATCGGCTGGCTGCTGGTGCCGGAGGATCTGCGGACGGCGGTAGATGCGTTGGCCGGCAACCTCTCGATCTGTCCACCGGCGATCTCGCAGATCGCGGCACTGGGCGCGCTGGACGCGATCGCTGAGTGTGACGCCCACGTGCAGCGGTACGCGGCGAACCGTCGGATCCTGATCGACGGGCTCGCTTCCGTCGGCATCACGGACGTCGCGCCCCCTGACGGCGCGTTCTACGTCTATGCGGACGTCTCCCACCTGACGGACGACAGTGCAGTCTGGGTCAGCCGGCTGTTGGCCGACACCGGGGTCGCCATCGCCCCTGGGATCGACTTCGATCTGCGGCGCGGGCACCGCTTCGTCCGGTTCTCGTTCGCCGGGTCGGACATGGATGTCGCAGCCACCCCTGCAGTCCTGGGTGAATATCTCACCCGGTAG
- a CDS encoding glycosyltransferase, translating to MRLVVQIPCLNEEETLPMVLSTIPKQIDGIDDIIILVIDDGSSDRTVEVAREHGVTHFVRHARNRGLGRSFHDGVQRALELGADIVVNTDGDNQYPQEMIGELVRPILEGRAEITIGDRQTAEIEHFSGFKKRMQKFGSDVVNMAAGTKLPDAASGFRAYSRDSLMLLNTITRFSYCMETIIQAGNKKLKIVSVPIRTNPKTRESRLFKSMREHMMKSAGAIIRAYIMYKPWAIFSLFGGIFGALGIILLGRFLILQFQTNPGQHVQSVIVGAVSIVLAILMLVIGITADLIRTNRMLIEDTLEHTKKMRFGRDEYIPLNEEQALHRAQPVGSLMPRSPLGVKRTATEGGQPAVVESGSTPAPGDPSGVTEPVRSSAR from the coding sequence GTGCGCCTGGTCGTGCAGATTCCGTGTCTGAACGAGGAAGAGACGCTCCCGATGGTGCTCTCCACCATCCCGAAGCAGATCGACGGGATCGACGACATCATCATCCTGGTGATCGACGACGGTTCGTCCGATCGCACTGTCGAGGTGGCCAGGGAGCACGGCGTCACCCACTTCGTCCGGCACGCCCGCAACCGCGGCCTGGGCCGGTCCTTCCACGACGGCGTGCAGCGCGCGCTGGAGCTCGGCGCCGACATCGTGGTGAACACCGATGGCGACAACCAGTACCCGCAGGAGATGATCGGGGAGCTGGTCCGGCCGATCCTCGAGGGCCGCGCCGAGATCACCATCGGTGACCGGCAGACGGCCGAGATCGAGCACTTCTCCGGCTTCAAGAAGCGGATGCAGAAGTTCGGCAGCGACGTCGTCAACATGGCTGCCGGGACCAAGCTCCCGGACGCCGCGTCCGGCTTCCGTGCCTACTCGCGCGACAGCCTGATGCTGCTCAACACGATCACCCGCTTCAGCTACTGCATGGAGACGATCATCCAGGCGGGCAACAAGAAGCTGAAGATCGTGAGCGTCCCGATCCGGACGAACCCGAAGACCCGCGAATCCCGACTGTTCAAGTCGATGCGCGAGCACATGATGAAGTCGGCCGGTGCCATCATCCGGGCGTACATCATGTACAAGCCGTGGGCGATCTTCTCCCTGTTCGGCGGGATCTTCGGTGCCCTCGGCATCATCCTGCTCGGTCGGTTCCTGATCCTGCAGTTCCAGACCAACCCCGGCCAGCACGTGCAGTCGGTGATCGTCGGCGCCGTGAGCATCGTGCTGGCCATCCTGATGCTCGTCATCGGCATCACCGCCGACCTCATCCGTACCAACAGGATGTTGATCGAGGACACCCTGGAACACACCAAGAAGATGCGCTTCGGACGGGACGAGTACATCCCGCTGAACGAGGAGCAGGCCCTGCACCGCGCCCAGCCGGTCGGCAGCCTGATGCCCCGCTCGCCGTTGGGCGTGAAGCGCACTGCGACCGAGGGTGGGCAGCCCGCGGTCGTCGAGTCCGGGAGCACTCCGGCGCCCGGCGACCCGAGCGGTGTGACCGAACCGGTGCGCTCGTCCGCCCGCTGA